One window of Candidatus Methylacidiphilales bacterium genomic DNA carries:
- the rlmN gene encoding 23S rRNA (adenine(2503)-C(2))-methyltransferase RlmN → MSAETRFLLDQPPSEWQLSDAAGYRRNQLIEWVFAKRAKTFGEMSNLPAAMRDELGKQYHLQPLELARIQGSGDTTRKFLFRLSQGDYIESVLIPASPALYGGRSDRFTLCVSTQVGCAYGCKFCASGLEGWKRNLSPGEIAAQIMEAERAGGRKINNLVFMGMGEPLANYNNLMTAIEIINAPWGLNIGARHITISTSGLAPRIRDLAEQPRQLRLAISLHGATNEVRNKIMPVNKKYPLETLLDACAWFQERKNKMITFEYILIEGVNDSLEQASLLAKHAKRLHAKINLIPYNTVEGLEWRRPSDLVVRAFAAAVKQGGASATVRLEKGHDIDAACGQLRLKELRNAA, encoded by the coding sequence GTGAGCGCCGAAACCCGATTCCTTCTCGACCAACCGCCATCGGAATGGCAACTCTCTGACGCCGCAGGATACCGCCGCAACCAGCTCATTGAATGGGTTTTCGCCAAACGCGCGAAGACCTTTGGCGAAATGAGCAATCTGCCCGCCGCCATGCGCGACGAGTTGGGCAAACAATACCACCTGCAACCCCTCGAACTTGCGCGCATCCAGGGATCGGGCGACACCACCCGCAAGTTCCTGTTCCGTCTTTCTCAAGGCGACTACATTGAAAGCGTCCTCATCCCCGCTTCTCCCGCCTTGTACGGAGGACGATCCGACCGCTTCACGCTTTGCGTCTCCACCCAGGTCGGCTGCGCCTACGGATGCAAATTTTGCGCCAGCGGGCTGGAGGGTTGGAAGCGCAACCTCAGTCCGGGAGAAATCGCGGCCCAGATCATGGAAGCAGAACGGGCGGGCGGACGTAAAATCAACAACCTGGTCTTCATGGGGATGGGAGAGCCCCTCGCCAACTATAACAACTTGATGACGGCTATTGAAATCATCAATGCGCCGTGGGGCCTCAACATCGGCGCCCGCCATATCACCATCTCCACCAGCGGCCTCGCCCCCCGCATCCGCGATCTCGCGGAACAGCCCCGGCAATTGCGCCTCGCCATTTCACTGCACGGCGCCACCAACGAGGTCCGCAATAAAATCATGCCGGTCAATAAAAAATACCCCCTGGAAACGCTGCTCGACGCCTGCGCCTGGTTCCAGGAACGGAAAAATAAAATGATCACCTTCGAATACATCCTGATCGAAGGCGTCAACGACTCCCTCGAACAGGCCTCCTTGCTGGCCAAACACGCCAAACGCCTTCACGCCAAAATCAACCTCATTCCCTACAATACGGTGGAAGGACTCGAGTGGCGCCGCCCGTCGGACCTTGTGGTACGGGCGTTCGCGGCGGCCGTCAAGCAGGGAGGCGCTTCCGCCACCGTGCGCTTGGAAAAGGGCCACGATATCGACGCCGCCTGCGGCCAACTCCGCCTCAAGGAACTCCGGAACGCGGCTTAA
- a CDS encoding LysM peptidoglycan-binding domain-containing protein translates to MAAAWLASCAGNSRNVSEVPPPASSGNSPAATENPLDRPPPEGPPPSGVAASNSRPVIYDYPGPTQKIEPQKPHAAAAISTAPAPASEAPVTSGKTYAVQTGDTLWKISNKNGVTVQALKQANGLTSDTIKPGQVLQIP, encoded by the coding sequence ATGGCCGCGGCATGGCTGGCTTCCTGCGCCGGTAATTCACGCAACGTCAGCGAGGTGCCGCCCCCCGCATCGTCGGGAAACTCTCCGGCCGCCACGGAAAATCCCCTCGACCGCCCTCCACCGGAAGGCCCGCCGCCCTCCGGCGTCGCCGCCTCAAACTCGCGTCCTGTAATTTATGACTATCCGGGGCCGACACAAAAAATTGAACCCCAGAAGCCTCATGCGGCGGCGGCGATCTCTACAGCCCCGGCCCCCGCTTCCGAAGCACCTGTGACATCCGGAAAAACCTATGCCGTGCAGACCGGTGATACGCTGTGGAAAATCTCTAACAAGAACGGCGTGACTGTACAGGCCCTGAAACAAGCCAATGGCTTGACAAGCGATACGATCAAGCCTGGCCAGGTGCTGCAGATCCCGTAA
- a CDS encoding LysM peptidoglycan-binding domain-containing protein, with protein MMKSTFYYCRWIPVALSLVALGCASNKNDATEVPLPTPSQSEAPAANTTSAPAATPASTASTASATPTASGKTYTVKSGDSLWKIAHKNHVHVEDIKKLNNLTSDALKPGQVLQMP; from the coding sequence ATGATGAAAAGCACCTTTTACTACTGCCGCTGGATCCCCGTTGCCCTGTCCTTGGTCGCGCTCGGCTGCGCCAGCAACAAAAATGACGCCACCGAAGTCCCGTTGCCGACTCCCTCCCAATCGGAAGCTCCCGCTGCCAACACCACTTCCGCGCCCGCCGCAACGCCCGCAAGCACCGCATCCACGGCGTCTGCCACACCCACCGCATCGGGCAAGACTTATACGGTCAAGTCGGGGGATTCGCTCTGGAAGATCGCCCACAAGAACCATGTGCATGTCGAGGACATCAAGAAATTGAATAACTTGACTTCCGATGCCCTCAAGCCGGGCCAGGTTTTGCAGATGCCCTGA
- a CDS encoding fatty acid desaturase, whose amino-acid sequence MQDLSKRGSLGEQGQGGGIHDWKEIVQKYQTPSIGRSTWQIVNTIVPYVLLWGLMYFCLAVSYWLVVPLAILAGGFLVRTFIIFHDCTHGSYFKSRMANDILGFFTGVITFTPYHHWRWQHSIHHSTAGDLDKRGMGDIWTLTVQEYLESSRARRFAYRLARNPFVLFVVAPMILFLVLNRIPSPEAKNRERVWTHATSLGIVMMALLLISVFGLKAYLIIQLTILLVGSASGVWLFYVQHQFEDVSWERHENWDFSQAALQGSSFYKLPKILQWFSGNIGFHHIHHLSPRIPNYRLERAHKSEPLFQTVKPLTLRKSLKSFNVRLWDEKQRKLVGYRALKAHHRKVVK is encoded by the coding sequence GTGCAGGATCTATCCAAAAGGGGTTCGCTCGGCGAACAGGGGCAAGGGGGGGGGATTCATGACTGGAAGGAAATCGTCCAGAAGTATCAAACCCCCTCCATTGGCCGCAGTACATGGCAGATTGTGAACACGATTGTGCCCTATGTCCTGCTGTGGGGCCTCATGTATTTCTGTCTGGCTGTTTCCTACTGGCTGGTCGTCCCGCTGGCAATTCTCGCCGGAGGATTTCTGGTGCGGACATTCATCATTTTCCACGACTGCACACATGGTTCCTATTTCAAATCACGCATGGCCAACGACATCCTTGGGTTCTTTACAGGGGTCATCACTTTCACACCCTATCACCATTGGCGCTGGCAACATTCCATCCACCATTCAACCGCCGGTGATCTGGACAAACGCGGCATGGGAGACATCTGGACCCTGACCGTGCAGGAATATTTGGAGTCATCTCGCGCCAGACGCTTTGCCTACCGGCTGGCCCGCAATCCATTCGTTCTTTTTGTTGTGGCGCCGATGATTCTGTTTCTTGTCCTGAATCGCATTCCATCACCCGAGGCCAAAAACCGCGAGCGCGTCTGGACACATGCCACAAGCCTGGGCATTGTCATGATGGCCCTGCTCCTGATCTCGGTCTTTGGGCTCAAGGCCTATCTGATCATTCAATTGACCATCCTCCTCGTAGGCAGTGCATCCGGGGTGTGGCTTTTCTATGTACAACACCAGTTCGAAGACGTTTCCTGGGAAAGGCATGAAAATTGGGATTTCTCACAGGCCGCCCTTCAGGGCAGCTCCTTCTACAAACTCCCAAAAATTTTGCAGTGGTTTTCGGGCAATATCGGCTTTCATCACATCCATCACCTGAGCCCCCGGATTCCGAATTACCGCCTGGAACGCGCGCATAAATCCGAGCCCCTCTTTCAAACGGTCAAGCCGCTAACACTCCGCAAAAGCCTGAAATCTTTCAACGTCCGGCTCTGGGATGAAAAAC